Proteins from a genomic interval of Paenibacillus sp. RC334:
- a CDS encoding L,D-transpeptidase — translation MGFHILANFPANRDYKGILKVYNDNGKLVFGPVEALGRGSNDEANGGDHTNWKRKNADIPTGVAKCKVYAKGSSEYSYGPYKRVWLNEAVSGNFLIAAQNGRDEIMVHGGDPAPSSSATWYPLRPTYGCIRLSNSDQQALIQILEANGSSGKITISEV, via the coding sequence ATGGGTTTTCACATTCTTGCTAATTTTCCGGCTAATCGGGATTACAAAGGTATTCTGAAAGTATACAACGACAACGGTAAACTGGTATTTGGCCCTGTCGAAGCTTTGGGGCGCGGGTCAAATGATGAAGCGAACGGTGGCGACCATACCAACTGGAAACGTAAAAATGCAGATATCCCTACTGGTGTAGCTAAATGTAAAGTTTATGCTAAGGGTTCTTCGGAGTATTCTTACGGCCCCTACAAACGTGTATGGCTAAATGAAGCAGTAAGCGGGAATTTCCTAATTGCTGCACAGAACGGTCGAGATGAAATTATGGTCCATGGTGGAGATCCTGCTCCAAGCTCTTCCGCTACTTGGTATCCATTACGCCCAACCTATGGCTGTATCCGACTCTCGAATAGTGATCAGCAAGCACTGATTCAAATCTTGGAGGCAAACGGAAGTTCAGGAAAAATTACAATTTCCGAGGTTTAA
- a CDS encoding AbrB/MazE/SpoVT family DNA-binding domain-containing protein encodes MKNTGMTRSLDTLGRIVVPKEMRTSMGIDVGDPLEFYVDVETGFLSMRKYIGVACNLCNSVESLTYFRDSFLCKKCILDLKGNIGVSQIPAPAVKKPYKEKRANRSSSKKLAEQLRRLMSEHPTAKQGDYAKWLGVSQGRISQLKKLL; translated from the coding sequence TTGAAGAATACAGGTATGACACGTTCCTTGGATACGTTAGGCCGGATTGTTGTTCCTAAGGAAATGCGAACCTCTATGGGTATTGATGTTGGCGATCCTTTAGAATTTTATGTAGATGTTGAAACAGGATTTTTGAGTATGCGGAAGTATATTGGAGTCGCCTGCAACTTGTGCAATTCGGTTGAGTCTTTAACCTATTTCAGGGATTCATTTTTATGTAAAAAATGCATACTCGACCTGAAAGGAAACATAGGTGTGAGTCAAATTCCTGCTCCTGCTGTTAAGAAACCGTACAAAGAAAAAAGAGCAAATCGGTCGTCTTCAAAAAAACTGGCTGAACAACTAAGAAGACTCATGAGTGAGCATCCTACAGCCAAGCAAGGCGACTATGCTAAATGGCTTGGCGTGTCACAAGGTCGTATTTCCCAGCTTAAAAAGCTGTTATAG
- a CDS encoding helix-turn-helix transcriptional regulator has translation MEITPTIQAEIQTYLKRKGLTMTEFGRIIDLNVGTVSGIVTGNRSISVHQLDCITAGMNLPLDYFYERYIEECIEESPLNWKKISPFLYRCIELGRLDCLQRVVILLLDNLTYPPSLFEVAENVYKDGYNEAAAYLYKKVAESEKHQHSERLAICQYRLFQINIGHDRAVNLQAATEFAPFVDRLDEIEQLDALKDLANVYRSLSLWDKVYEFSSQMGQLGQLQYNLVHNSKRKETEPRKKLSRPLFVYITYAELLCASACDAKGDHEQALKHIRRYTDLSWVKEKDPDALYWKQQYQQWAKINTYVNRLMSGDVSVLSDYVEYIAGEKEILAELLNVIEVANRYNVDVDHILQRFESQIAAYQEPSSSDMYTQQVLPEEYVRFWYKMAKYSLNKGRYPYGFKCLLNAWEKAEFINKGLLSHNCAMLFERFKAYAVSETRDQLQSLWEKIDQKDGFLLDGN, from the coding sequence ATGGAAATCACACCTACGATACAGGCAGAAATTCAAACCTATCTAAAACGAAAAGGCTTAACCATGACCGAATTTGGTCGCATTATTGATTTGAATGTAGGTACAGTTAGTGGCATTGTGACGGGCAATCGTTCTATTTCTGTTCACCAATTGGATTGCATTACTGCGGGAATGAATTTACCCCTGGATTATTTTTACGAACGTTACATTGAAGAGTGCATTGAAGAATCTCCACTAAACTGGAAAAAAATCAGCCCATTCCTATACCGATGCATTGAGCTAGGGCGACTGGACTGCTTGCAGCGAGTTGTAATTCTGTTGTTGGATAACCTTACTTATCCGCCGTCGCTCTTTGAAGTTGCAGAAAATGTGTATAAAGACGGCTACAATGAAGCAGCAGCATACCTGTACAAGAAGGTGGCTGAAAGTGAGAAGCACCAGCATTCAGAGCGATTGGCGATCTGCCAGTATCGCCTGTTCCAAATCAACATCGGACATGATCGGGCTGTCAATCTTCAAGCTGCCACCGAATTTGCCCCTTTTGTTGATCGCTTGGACGAGATAGAGCAATTAGATGCTTTAAAAGATTTAGCAAACGTGTACAGATCATTAAGTTTGTGGGACAAGGTTTATGAATTTTCATCTCAAATGGGTCAATTAGGACAGCTCCAATATAATTTGGTTCACAACTCCAAGCGAAAAGAGACAGAGCCACGAAAAAAGCTAAGTAGGCCGCTGTTTGTATACATAACTTACGCCGAACTTCTGTGTGCTAGTGCTTGCGATGCAAAAGGAGATCATGAACAGGCATTAAAACACATTCGTCGTTATACCGATCTAAGTTGGGTGAAGGAGAAGGACCCTGATGCGCTTTATTGGAAGCAGCAATATCAGCAATGGGCGAAAATTAATACTTACGTAAACAGACTTATGTCTGGAGATGTTAGTGTCCTGTCGGATTACGTGGAGTACATAGCTGGTGAAAAAGAGATTCTTGCCGAGCTACTAAACGTCATTGAAGTAGCCAACCGATACAATGTGGATGTGGACCATATTCTACAGCGTTTTGAGTCCCAAATTGCAGCTTATCAGGAACCGTCATCTTCTGACATGTATACACAACAAGTTTTACCGGAAGAATACGTACGGTTTTGGTACAAGATGGCTAAGTACAGTCTAAATAAAGGTAGATATCCATATGGTTTCAAATGTCTGCTAAATGCATGGGAAAAGGCTGAATTCATTAATAAAGGACTACTTTCGCATAATTGTGCAATGTTATTTGAACGATTCAAAGCGTATGCCGTTTCTGAAACCCGAGATCAGTTGCAAAGTCTATGGGAAAAAATTGATCAAAAAGATGGTTTTCTTCTTGACGGTAACTAG
- a CDS encoding aspartyl-phosphate phosphatase Spo0E family protein, which produces MNRDETLTLIQQMEYARQHLHELYEEYGFGHACVLEQSMLLDELINQYNRMFHQKSASLCLEPNH; this is translated from the coding sequence ATGAACAGGGATGAAACGTTAACGTTAATTCAGCAGATGGAATACGCCAGACAACACTTGCATGAGCTTTACGAAGAGTATGGCTTCGGACACGCTTGTGTACTTGAGCAGTCTATGCTTTTGGATGAACTGATTAATCAGTACAACCGTATGTTTCACCAGAAATCTGCCTCACTATGTTTAGAGCCAAATCATTGA